The sequence below is a genomic window from Thermoproteota archaeon.
TGCAACATACTCTGGCATACCATTAACTCACAGAAAATATGCCTCCTCAGTAGCCTTTGTTACCGGACATGAGGATCCTGAGAAAAAGGTTGAAGTTGTAAAGTGGAAGAACTTGGCAAAATCAGTTGATACTATAGTAATTATGATGGGATTAGGACGAATAGGAATCATCTGTAAGCAATTGGCTCAAGGCGGAATGAAAAAAGATACACCCGTTGCTGTAATTCAAAATGGCACCACATCAAAACATAGGATGATTACAGGAAATATAACAAACATTGAAAAAATGGTTAAGGAGAAAAACTTCAAAGCTCCTTCCATAATTATTATAGGTAAAGTCGTTGATTTATCTAAGATTATTGGGTGGAAGAAATGATTGAAGGAAAGACTATAGCAATTACTCGTTCAAAGGAAGATTCTAGTGAATTTATCTCATTGATGCAAGAGAACAAAGCAACACCAATCACACTTCCAACAATTCAGTTAGTTAGTAAGGGTGAGAAAATTGTTGATGAGTTTTTGAATGCCATAAAAGAATATGATCCTGATTACTCTGTGTTTATGAGCTCAAAAGCAGTGACACTACTCTTTGACACTGCAAAGAAGATATCAAAGCTTGAAAAACTACAACTGGCAGTTGCAAATACTATAGTAATAGCTGTTGGACCAAAGACTAAGCAGGTATTGGAATCAGAAGGAATCAAAGTAAATCACACGCCAAAACGATTCTCTTCTGTTGGTGTTGGTGAAGTCTTTACTAGACTCAACGCAGTTGGGAAAAAAGTAATTGTTCCACGAAGTGGTGCATCTACTCCATTTCTCAAGGATCTTTTAGAGAAGATTGGTCTTGACGTAAAAGAGCTTTATCTTTATGATGTATGTGCATTTCAAGACACTACTCAATGGAATGAATTTAGAGAACTTTTTTCAAAAAATAATGTAGATGGAATTGTTTTTACAAGTGCATCTTCTGTTAGGGCATTCTTTGAGATAATGACAAATGATGTCCCAAAAGAGAAATTACTAAAAAGTTTAGAAAAAACCCATGTTGTTGCAATTGGCCCATTTACCGCCGATGAGCTAAAAAAATTCAATGTACAAAACATCATCGCTGAAGTACATACTATTCCTGGCGCATTTGATACGATAAAAAATATTTTTTCAGTTGCGTAAAATTTCTATAATTTTTTCTCTATTGATTTTAGCAAAAATATTAGCTAAAGCTATTTAGCTCTGCCTATTTTTCCTCATGTATTTATAATATAACGGGGTTATCACGAGTATGGCAACTGAAAATCTAGACATGGATTATTCAAAGTATGATTTTAAAGATTCCACAGAACTCTATGTTCACCTTAGCAAGAAAGGATTGTCAAAAGAAACCGTAATTGGAATCAGTAAAATGAAAGATGAGCCACAATGGATGCTTGATTTCAGATTACGTGCATTTGAGACATTTATGAAAAAACCAATGCCACAATGGGGTGGCGATCTTAGTGTTATTGATTTTCAAAATATTTACTATTATGCAAAAGCATCTGAAAAGACAGAAAAAAGCTGGGATGATGTTCCAGAAGATGTCAAGAAAACATTTGATAAACTAGGTATTCCCGAAGCAGAAAAAAAATTCCTTGCTGGTGTTGGAGCACAATATGAATCAGAAGTTGTATACCACAATCTTAGAGAAGACTTGGCAAAACAAGGAGTACTATTCTTAGATACTGATACAGCATTAAAAGAACAACCAGAAATATTCAAAAAATACTTTGGTAAAATCATTCCACCTGAGGATAACAAATTTGCAGCATTAAACAGTGCAGTATGGAGTGGTGGTTCATTTATCTACATTCCACCTGGCGTTAAAGTTGATATGCCATTGCAAGCATACTTTAGAATTAATGCAGAAAATATTGGTCAGTTTGAGAGAACATTAATCATTGCAGATGAAGGCTCCGAAGTTCATTACATCGAGGGATGTACTGCACCTGTCTACTCATCTGAATCCTTACATTCTGCAGTTGTAGAGCTAGTTGCACACAAAGATGCTCACTTGCGTTACACCACTATACAAAATTGGAGTAGTGATGTATACAACCTTGTTACTAAACGTGCATATGCATATGAAGGCGCCAAAGTAGAATGGATTGATGGAAATATTGGAAGCAAGCTTACAATGAAGTATCCTGGAATCTATTTGATGGGTGAGCGTGCATATGGTGAAACATTATCAATTGCATTTGCAGGAAAGAACCAACATCAAGACACAGGTGCAAAGATGGTTCACCTAGCTCCTAACACTACATCTAAAATCACATCAAAATCTGTTAGCCGTCTAAATGGCCGGTCAACATACAGAGGTTTGTTAAACGTCGCAAAAGGTGCAACAAATGTAAAATCTACTGTACGATGTGATGCATTACTATTAGATGATACTTCAAAGACAGATACCTATCCTTACATGGAGATTAACCAAGAAGATGCAACCATTACTCACGAAGCTACTGTTGGCAAAATTGGTGATGAACAAATCTTCTATCTCATGACAAGAGGATTCTCCGAAGAAGAAGCATTAACTTTAATCGTTAATGGGTTCATGGAGCCATTTACCAAAGAATTACCAATGGAATATGCAGTAGAACTAAACCGTCTCATAAAACTAGAGATGGATGGCTCTGTAGGATAGTCACTTACTCATTTCGCTTAAACCATGTCACAACAAGCTCTCTCATCAATTGGTTCAAGTCACATAGAAGAAATATCTTCATCAAAGAATGAACCCGATTGGCTAAAACAGTATAGAAAAAACTCTCTATCTATCTATGAAGGGCTACCAATTGAGACATCTCCATTATACAACAAGTACACTGATGCAAAGAAAATGGATCCTGAACAAGTCTCACTCTCAGTAACTTCAGATTCTACAGTTCCATCCTTTCTAGAAAAAAGACTTTCAGAATTAAAAGATGAAATATCTATAATTCAGATTGGAACCAACATTCACAAAATCAATTTGCCTGATGAGTTTAGCTCAAAGGGCTTAGTGGTTTCATCTATTGATGATGCTCTAAAAAATAATGCTGATCTAGTAAAAAAAGCACTTGAAGCATCAAACTCTACTGAAGATAAATTCACGGCGCTTAACAATGCAGCATTTAATTCTGGAATTTTTATCCATATTCCACGTAATTTTATTTTAGAAAAACCAATTCACTTTGTTTCTTCTCTTTCACTAGATGGTATTTCCACCATCTCACGAAACATAATCTTTGCAGATGAAAGTAGTAAAGCTACTATTGTTCAAGAGTTATACTCTCCAAAAGCGGAAAAACAACAGGCATATCTTGAATTACTCAATACCAATGTAGCAGCAAACGCACAACTTGATCTTACAACTTTGCAAATGATGGATCAAGGCTCAGTCAACTTTTCAACTAGGCGCTCTGATATTGGACAAGATGGTCAGATTAATTGGTATCTTGGATTGTTTGGAACTATTTTGTCTAGATATAGAATAGATTACTACCTAAATGGAACTGGAGCAAATGCAAATGATTCTGAAGTTGTTTTTGGAAACAAAGAACAATCTTTTGATTTACAATCAAACATAATTCATGAGAGTCCTGCAACAGAGGGTAGAATTATTGAAAAATCAATTCTAAAGGATAAATCAAAATCTCTCTTTAAAGGAATGATTCGCATTAAAGAAAAAGCTGCTAAATCAAACTCATATCTTTCAGGGCGTTCAATTTTATTAGATAAAGATGCAAAATCAGACGCTATTCCAGGACTTGAGATCTTTACCAATGATGTTAAAGCTACTCACTCTGCATCTGTTGCACAAATAGATGAAGAACAAATATTTTATTTAGGAACAAGATGTCTCAGCCGACCAGAAGCAGAGAGAACAATTGTTGAGGGCTTTTTGGAACCCCTATCTCGAAAAATGTCATACCAAGTGAGAGCATGGATTGCATATCTTATAGAGTCAAAATGGGATGGTAAAGAATTGATGATTAACAATGATGAAGAACTTAGAAAATTCGTTGAAATTGAAGAAACTCGTTACAACGAAAATGCCGAGATTGAACAACATTACAAGTATAGGTGATACTATTGTCTGATTGGATAAAGGCTTGTTCAGTAGATGAAGTAGGAGACGGACAATTATTCAGTTTTGATCATAAAGATAAGAGGATTCTCTTGGCAAATCTTAAAGGAAAATTTTTTGCAACTGATTTGATTTGCACTCATGCAGAAGCTGATCTTTCTACAGGATTTCTGACAGATGAAGGTGTTAGATGTCCATTACATCTTTCTGTTTTTAATTTGGAGAATGGAAAACCTCAGAATCCTCCAGCTGATGAACCACTAAAAACATACAATGTTAAAATACAACAAAACGAAATTTACGTGGAGATTTAATCATGCAAGCTCAACTTTCTATAGAAAACATTCGAAAAGATTTTCCTATACTAAAACGAACTGTGCGTGATAACAAACCTCTAGTATATCTTGATAATGCATCTACAACCCAAAAACCAAATCAAGTAATTGATGCAATCACAAATTATTATCAAACTTTTAATGCAAACATTCATCGTGCAGTATATGCACTTGCTGAAGAGGCAACTACCGCATATGAAGAAACTCGTGATAAAATTGCAAATTTTCTCAATATTCCAAACAGAGAAGAAATAATCTTTGTACGTGGAACTACTGAAGCAATTAATCTAGTAGCCTATGCTTGGGGAAGGTCTCATGTTAAAGAAGGCGACATAATTGTTACTACCGAATATGAACATCACAGTAACATTGTTCCATGGCAACTACTTGTTCAGGAAAAGCGTGCAAAACTAGAGTATATTGAGATTGATGAAAACGGAGAGCTAAAACTTGATCAACTTGATAAATATCTTGCAACAGGTAAAGTCAAGCTTGTTACATTTAGTTTGATGTCTAATGTATTAGGAACTATCTCTGATGCTGATACTATTATCTC
It includes:
- the cobA gene encoding uroporphyrinogen-III C-methyltransferase produces the protein MSGKVYLVGAGPGDSKLITLRAVELLQKADVVLYDRLVSKKILAMIPKKTEKIYVGRAVGDDTKHQDSTNELMVKFAKKKKNIVRLKGGDPIIFGRGGEEAEYLKENKIKYEIIPGITSGIGSATYSGIPLTHRKYASSVAFVTGHEDPEKKVEVVKWKNLAKSVDTIVIMMGLGRIGIICKQLAQGGMKKDTPVAVIQNGTTSKHRMITGNITNIEKMVKEKNFKAPSIIIIGKVVDLSKIIGWKK
- a CDS encoding uroporphyrinogen-III synthase, which produces MIEGKTIAITRSKEDSSEFISLMQENKATPITLPTIQLVSKGEKIVDEFLNAIKEYDPDYSVFMSSKAVTLLFDTAKKISKLEKLQLAVANTIVIAVGPKTKQVLESEGIKVNHTPKRFSSVGVGEVFTRLNAVGKKVIVPRSGASTPFLKDLLEKIGLDVKELYLYDVCAFQDTTQWNEFRELFSKNNVDGIVFTSASSVRAFFEIMTNDVPKEKLLKSLEKTHVVAIGPFTADELKKFNVQNIIAEVHTIPGAFDTIKNIFSVA
- the sufB gene encoding Fe-S cluster assembly protein SufB, with product MATENLDMDYSKYDFKDSTELYVHLSKKGLSKETVIGISKMKDEPQWMLDFRLRAFETFMKKPMPQWGGDLSVIDFQNIYYYAKASEKTEKSWDDVPEDVKKTFDKLGIPEAEKKFLAGVGAQYESEVVYHNLREDLAKQGVLFLDTDTALKEQPEIFKKYFGKIIPPEDNKFAALNSAVWSGGSFIYIPPGVKVDMPLQAYFRINAENIGQFERTLIIADEGSEVHYIEGCTAPVYSSESLHSAVVELVAHKDAHLRYTTIQNWSSDVYNLVTKRAYAYEGAKVEWIDGNIGSKLTMKYPGIYLMGERAYGETLSIAFAGKNQHQDTGAKMVHLAPNTTSKITSKSVSRLNGRSTYRGLLNVAKGATNVKSTVRCDALLLDDTSKTDTYPYMEINQEDATITHEATVGKIGDEQIFYLMTRGFSEEEALTLIVNGFMEPFTKELPMEYAVELNRLIKLEMDGSVG
- the sufD gene encoding Fe-S cluster assembly protein SufD, with amino-acid sequence MSQQALSSIGSSHIEEISSSKNEPDWLKQYRKNSLSIYEGLPIETSPLYNKYTDAKKMDPEQVSLSVTSDSTVPSFLEKRLSELKDEISIIQIGTNIHKINLPDEFSSKGLVVSSIDDALKNNADLVKKALEASNSTEDKFTALNNAAFNSGIFIHIPRNFILEKPIHFVSSLSLDGISTISRNIIFADESSKATIVQELYSPKAEKQQAYLELLNTNVAANAQLDLTTLQMMDQGSVNFSTRRSDIGQDGQINWYLGLFGTILSRYRIDYYLNGTGANANDSEVVFGNKEQSFDLQSNIIHESPATEGRIIEKSILKDKSKSLFKGMIRIKEKAAKSNSYLSGRSILLDKDAKSDAIPGLEIFTNDVKATHSASVAQIDEEQIFYLGTRCLSRPEAERTIVEGFLEPLSRKMSYQVRAWIAYLIESKWDGKELMINNDEELRKFVEIEETRYNENAEIEQHYKYR
- a CDS encoding non-heme iron oxygenase ferredoxin subunit, coding for MSDWIKACSVDEVGDGQLFSFDHKDKRILLANLKGKFFATDLICTHAEADLSTGFLTDEGVRCPLHLSVFNLENGKPQNPPADEPLKTYNVKIQQNEIYVEI